CAAAAGGCAAATCCATGACCATCCATTCCGGTATTTGATTTGAGATAATTGAGAAACTTGGAGCAATCATCTGCACGTTGCCTTGCTTGAGAGCATCAATTTCGTCGAATTCATTATAAAGAGATCCATCAGGAAATAATTCTACTTTGACACGCCCTTTTGTTTTCTGATTCACTAGATGTGCAAACATTTTGGCTGCAAGTCCTTTGGGAGTATTTTCCGCCACAACATAACTGAATTTAATGACAATTTCTTTGCCCAGTCCTTGCTGTTCATAGTCATAAGGAAGGCGTTTTGATGAGAAAACATCGGAGAAGCCGATAATAATAGAAGTCAGAAAGCCTAAAAGTACGAACAAAGCAATGCCAACATAGGATTTCATAAAACATTCTCCACGTATTTTAGAAATGTAGTATATGATACATAGTGTATCATAAACGTAGCGATGAAACTTGTATTCATTCCGTCATTGCACTCTATCATTGGCTAGGGGTTCGTTAACATGTTTCGTGGTATGTCGATTCGCTGGAAAATTACGATTCTGTCATTTGGCATCATCTTATTTTCACTCATGATCGGTGGTATCAATTTGATAGGAAATATTTTCCATGTCCAGGAAGAAGAGTTGGGAAAACGTTTATTGGTGACTGCGCGAACGATTGCCGAACTTCCTCCGGTCATTGAAAAACTCTCCAATGAGAAAAATGGCCCGCCGATTAACAAAGTAGTCGAACGAATCCGTGTCATCAATAATGTGGATTATATCGTCGTATTGGATATGGACGGAAAAATACTGTCGCATCCTGTGAGAGACAAGATTGGCACATATTCGCAAGGAGCCGACGAGCGCTCCGCTTTTGCGGAACATACGTATTTATCAAAAGCGAAGGGAGACCTGGGGATTGCCTTGCGCGCTTTTGTCCCCGTAATGGATGAGAAGAATGTGCAAGTGGGAGTTGTCCTTGTCGGAAAACTGTTGCCGAGTTTGTGGGATGTTGTTGATGCGATGCGTGATAAAATTTATGTAACGTTTTCACTTTCCTTGCTATTTGGAATTTTGGGTTCCTACAGTTTGGCGAAACATATCAAGAAACAAATGCTGCAGTTGGAACCTCAGGAAATCGCACGGATGTTGCTTGAACGGACGGCTACATTTAATGCGATACATGAAGGAATCATTGCCGTTGATAAACAGGATCGAATTACGATTTTTAATGAACATGCGATGCAAATGCTGAAAATACACGAAGATGTGGTCGGTCGATCCATCTATGAAGCAATTCCGGATGAACGATTGAAAGAAACGTTTGCTTTTGAACATGTGGTGTACAATCAGGAACTGCTTGTTGGCACAAATGTGATACTCTACACCAGGGTGCCTATTCAACTGGAAAATCAAA
Above is a window of Fodinisporobacter ferrooxydans DNA encoding:
- a CDS encoding ATP-binding protein encodes the protein MFRGMSIRWKITILSFGIILFSLMIGGINLIGNIFHVQEEELGKRLLVTARTIAELPPVIEKLSNEKNGPPINKVVERIRVINNVDYIVVLDMDGKILSHPVRDKIGTYSQGADERSAFAEHTYLSKAKGDLGIALRAFVPVMDEKNVQVGVVLVGKLLPSLWDVVDAMRDKIYVTFSLSLLFGILGSYSLAKHIKKQMLQLEPQEIARMLLERTATFNAIHEGIIAVDKQDRITIFNEHAMQMLKIHEDVVGRSIYEAIPDERLKETFAFEHVVYNQELLVGTNVILYTRVPIQLENQIIGAVLVFQDRTEVKKIAEELTGVRAFVDALRVQNHEFMNKLHTIGGLIQLNHKEKALDFLFQVTEQKEELTRFLSNRIGDESLAGLLIAKVSRGKELGIEVVIDQQSRLEHYPGVLDHHDFVILVGNLIENAFDALKDRMEHKKVFVSFEQDLDSLTVLVEDNGGGIREDIQSRIFEKGFSTKGTQGRGVGLHLVNSIVHKGKGDIQIDSREGEGTSIWITFPMKVADE